A stretch of Streptococcus sp. oral taxon 061 DNA encodes these proteins:
- the yfmF gene encoding EF-P 5-aminopentanol modification-associated protein YfmF, giving the protein MELFPGIAVHFIYSKKFKTNKITMRFTAPLSLDLISGRMLSASMLETANKGYPTAQVLRKHLAALYGADLSTHAYRRGQSHLVDVSLTYVRDEFLSKKNVLTAQILELLYQVIFNPLSDEDEFENNAFEIEKKQLLARLESELEDPFFFAHKELDQLFFQEESMQLVPKDLIARISEETSKSCYSSFQKMLKEDRIDLFFLGDFNEIEVLESLKKYKLTGRKETVNIQYRQEYSNVLREGIIRRNLGQSILEMGYHSTIGYEDDQKMALLLLNGLLGAFPHSKLFTQVREKEGLAYTVSSHLDLFSGFLRLFAGINHQDRNRVRKLMNDQLFDIKNGRFTDAEINQTKEMIRRNMLLSQDNQDSIIDREYLTIFFGKSVLDLETLIEKLEQVDKDAICKAASSLKLQAIYFMEGAE; this is encoded by the coding sequence ATGGAGTTATTCCCTGGAATTGCAGTGCATTTTATCTATTCTAAAAAGTTTAAGACAAATAAAATAACCATGCGTTTCACAGCTCCATTATCTCTGGATTTAATCTCTGGTCGCATGCTAAGTGCCAGTATGCTTGAAACTGCTAATAAAGGTTATCCAACTGCCCAGGTTCTTAGAAAACATCTGGCAGCATTGTATGGAGCAGATTTGTCAACTCATGCTTATAGAAGGGGGCAAAGTCACTTAGTAGACGTGAGTTTGACTTATGTTCGAGATGAATTTTTAAGTAAGAAAAACGTATTAACTGCTCAGATTTTAGAATTATTGTATCAAGTCATATTTAATCCATTGTCAGATGAAGATGAATTTGAGAACAATGCCTTTGAAATTGAAAAAAAACAATTGTTGGCGAGACTAGAATCAGAATTAGAGGATCCTTTCTTCTTTGCCCATAAAGAATTGGATCAGTTGTTTTTCCAAGAAGAATCAATGCAGTTAGTTCCTAAAGATTTAATTGCCAGAATTTCCGAAGAGACTTCTAAATCTTGCTATTCAAGTTTTCAAAAAATGCTGAAAGAAGATAGGATTGATTTATTCTTTTTAGGAGACTTTAATGAAATTGAAGTTCTAGAAAGCCTGAAGAAATATAAGTTGACAGGTCGTAAAGAAACTGTAAACATTCAATATCGACAAGAGTATTCAAATGTTCTTAGAGAAGGAATTATCAGGAGAAACCTAGGTCAGTCCATTTTAGAGATGGGTTACCATAGCACGATTGGTTATGAGGATGATCAAAAAATGGCTTTACTTCTTTTAAATGGTCTACTTGGGGCTTTCCCACATTCTAAACTGTTTACTCAAGTAAGGGAAAAGGAAGGCTTGGCTTATACAGTATCTAGTCATTTAGATCTTTTTAGTGGTTTTTTGCGACTCTTTGCTGGTATTAACCATCAAGACCGAAATCGAGTACGGAAACTGATGAATGATCAATTATTCGATATCAAAAATGGTCGATTTACAGATGCTGAAATCAATCAGACTAAGGAAATGATTCGCAGAAATATGTTGCTAAGTCAAGATAACCAAGACTCGATTATAGATAGAGAATACTTAACTATCTTTTTTGGTAAGTCAGTTTTAGACCTAGAGACTTTGATAGAAAAACTAGAACAAGTTGACAAGGATGCGATTTGTAAAGCTGCATCTAGTCTAAAATTGCAGGCAATCTATTTTATGGAAGGAGCAGAATGA
- the yaaA gene encoding S4 domain-containing protein YaaA yields the protein MEYKLFEEFITLQALLKDLGIIQSGGAIKSFLADHLVYFNGELENRRGKKIRIGDSIEIPDLKTQIILVKPTSEELEEFRLEKLEKERVAKLVKEMNKKIQKKPAKKNQSTKAKPAPRFPGR from the coding sequence ATGGAATACAAATTATTTGAAGAATTTATTACGCTCCAAGCTCTTTTAAAAGATCTTGGAATCATCCAAAGTGGTGGCGCTATTAAATCATTTTTAGCTGACCATCTTGTATATTTTAATGGGGAATTAGAAAATCGTCGCGGCAAAAAAATTAGAATCGGAGATTCTATTGAAATCCCTGATTTAAAAACTCAAATTATTCTAGTTAAACCAACATCAGAAGAACTAGAGGAGTTTCGTCTAGAAAAACTTGAGAAAGAACGTGTAGCTAAGCTTGTCAAGGAAATGAATAAAAAGATACAAAAGAAGCCAGCGAAAAAGAACCAGTCAACAAAAGCAAAACCTGCACCACGTTTCCCAGGTAGATAA
- the recF gene encoding DNA replication/repair protein RecF (All proteins in this family for which functions are known are DNA-binding proteins that assist the filamentation of RecA onto DNA for the initiation of recombination or recombinational repair.), which produces MWLKNLSIKQFRNYRDVEVNFNPKLNVFVGRNAQGKTNLLESIYFLALTRSHRTKTDKNLIQFEQEQLQVSGILKKKTTSIPLEIDLTQKGRITKVNHLKQARLSDYIGHMNVVLFAPEDLQLVKGAPAIRRKFIDIELGQIKPIYLSDLSSYNHVLKQRNTYLKSTQNIDETFLSVLDDQLIEYGCRVMIHRADFIQKMELFGKKKHFDISDQLEELSIIYQPSVNFIDKEHLAESFHIALQKSRSRDLFKKNTGVGPHRDDMIFMINGMEASFGSQGQHRSLVLSIKLAEIELMESITKESPVLLLDDVMSELDNTRQLKLLETISHNIQTFITTTSLDHLQNLPDNLSVFTVDNGQLTVN; this is translated from the coding sequence ATGTGGCTGAAAAATCTATCCATTAAACAATTTCGTAACTATCGAGATGTCGAAGTTAATTTTAATCCAAAATTAAACGTATTTGTTGGCCGAAACGCTCAAGGAAAAACCAATCTTCTTGAAAGTATTTACTTTTTAGCCTTAACGAGAAGTCATCGAACAAAGACTGATAAAAATTTAATTCAATTTGAACAAGAACAACTGCAAGTTTCTGGAATCTTGAAAAAGAAAACAACAAGCATTCCACTTGAAATTGACCTAACTCAAAAAGGGCGAATTACTAAAGTGAATCACTTAAAGCAAGCTCGCCTATCAGATTATATTGGTCATATGAATGTTGTCTTATTTGCTCCAGAAGATTTACAACTTGTCAAAGGTGCTCCGGCCATTCGTCGTAAGTTTATTGACATAGAATTAGGGCAAATTAAACCAATTTACTTGTCAGACCTGTCAAGTTATAACCACGTCCTTAAACAGAGAAATACCTATCTCAAATCTACACAAAACATAGACGAGACTTTCCTATCTGTTCTTGATGACCAACTAATAGAGTATGGATGTCGTGTAATGATTCATCGAGCTGACTTTATCCAGAAAATGGAACTCTTTGGCAAGAAAAAACATTTTGACATCTCAGATCAGTTAGAAGAATTGTCAATCATTTATCAACCTTCTGTAAACTTTATTGACAAGGAACATTTGGCTGAATCTTTCCATATAGCACTTCAAAAAAGTAGATCCAGAGATTTATTTAAAAAGAATACTGGAGTTGGTCCTCATCGAGATGATATGATTTTCATGATTAATGGAATGGAAGCAAGTTTCGGAAGTCAAGGGCAACATCGTAGCTTGGTACTTTCTATAAAACTTGCTGAGATCGAATTGATGGAGAGCATTACCAAAGAATCTCCCGTTCTTTTGCTTGACGATGTCATGAGTGAACTTGACAATACTCGTCAACTTAAATTATTGGAAACTATTTCTCATAACATCCAAACTTTTATTACAACTACTAGTTTAGACCATCTTCAAAACTTGCCTGATAACTTGAGCGTCTTTACAGTAGATAATGGTCAATTGACTGTAAATTAA